In Nocardia sp. NBC_00403, the DNA window TTCACTCCGCCGCTGATCACCGTGGGCGCGGTGGTGGTGCGCACCAGCGCCTCGGTCTGCGGCGTCGCCGCCATCACCCGGGTGATCAACGGCGTGGCCAACCCGGCGAGGCCGAGCAGGCGGCGTCGGGAATCGGGCATGACATGCCGCAGCCTGGCCAGCATGTCGGACACCAACGGAATCAGGCGCAACGGCATCGGATGGTCCTGGACGCGGCTCACCGCGCGAGCGATGCGGCCGACCGCGGTCTGGCGGCCCGGCATGGACGAATGCCCGCCTACCTCCGACACCGACAACCGGATGGTGGCATAGCCCTTCTCGCCCAACATGATCGAGGCGACCGGACGATCCACGCCATCGGCAACGCCATCGGTGATCACGCCGCCCTCGTCGAGCAGCAGGTCCGCGCGCACACCCGCGTCACGCAGCCGCTGCGCCATCCGCACCGCGCCCTGGTCGCCGAACACCTCCTCGTCGTGCCCGAAGGCCAGATATACGGTGTGTTCGGGCCGGATGCCCGCCGCGAGCGCGGCTTCGACGGCCTCCAGGATGGCCATCAGGCGGCTCTTGTCGTCGATGGCGCCGCGGCCCCAGATGAACTCGTCGTCGACAACGCCCGCGAATGGTGGATGAGTCCAGCGCGCCGGGTCGTCGACGGGCACCACGTCCTGGTGGGCGAGCAGGATCGCCGCCACGGTGTCCGGTGCCGTACCCGCCCACCGGTAGAGCCTGCTGTGGCCGAACCGCTCCAGCTCGAGCTCGTCGTGCACGAGCGGGAAGGACCGCTCCAGATGCTCGCCCAGTCGGGTGAACTCCGGGGCGTCGGCAGCGGGTTCTTCAGCGGACACCGTCACGCAACGCAGTGCTTGCGCCAATCGCTCGGCGACCAGCGCATCGACCGCGGTCGGGTTGATAGACGCGGCATCTTCGGTCATCGATCACCGGTCTCGTACGGCGGCAGATTCATGGGCACCGTTGCATTGTTCAACAGAACGGGGCCGAGCGTGATCGTCTTCTCGGCGCGCCATTTGACCAGGGCCTCGCTGACCCCGCCCGTCAGGTCGGGTTGCCGAGGCGCACCGAGCAGCGGCAGGTCGAGCCGGGCCGCCGTCACGGTGACCGCGGTGTTCGCCGGGGTGTGCGACCACACATCGTCGATGACATCGGTGATCATCGCCCCGATTCGATGGCCCGCGGACAGCGGCCAATCCTGGGCCAACATCCTGACCTCGGCGGTCTCCGACACCGGCGCGATACCGCGGGTGATGATGGTGGCACGCCCGTCCGGGGCAATGTCGTACAGCTCGACCGTGACAGTGGCCGTCGGCGGACCGACCAGCCGCAACGACGCCGTCGGCGCGCCGGCCAGGTGCTGGTCCTGGGCGAGCGGTTCGGAGACCGACCAGATCTCTCGATCGGGCCCGGGAACAATGCCGCGGTCGGTGTAGACGCCGGGCCGCAGATCGACCGAGATCCGTCGCATGTCCTTCGGCGGCCACGCGGATTCCGAGCGCCAACCCCCGTCGTACTGACCGACCCTGACGCGCGGACCCGGTACCTCTACGTCGCGGCCCGCGACATGCCTGTCGAAGAACGCGAGCAGTTCGGCGTCGAAATTCGGGGTGCCGCACTTCTCGTGGCAATCGCTGTGACTCCACTGGCCGAACCAGGCCCGGTGCTCGCCGGGGCCGAGCGCATCCCACACATCGAACACGCGGTAGGCCCTGGTGTTGTAGTCGAGGAACCCTTGGGCGAGAAATAGCGGAATCGTGTTACCGCGCAACTTGTCGACCAGATTGCGGTCGCGCCAGAACTCGGAGTTCACATTGTGGTCGGCGGTGTTCGCGGCGTACGGCGCGTAGCATTGCGGCGACATCTGCACGGCGTTGGCTCGATATTCGGGGGAGTCGTCCCACCGACCCGGAGTGGAGGCGATGAGCAGGTGTTCCAGGCCCACCTGGTCGGCCGGGCGGATACCTCTGTCGATGACCGGCTTACCGCTGAACTTCCACGACACGCCCTGCATGTACAGGTAGGTGTACGGATCGACCGCAGACGCGAACGAGCCCACCGCGGCAAGGCCCTTCGGCTTGCCGGCGAGACCCATCATCGCGGTCCACCCCTCATAGGAGACGCCGACCATGCCGACCTTGCCGGTCGACCACGGCTGGCTCGCCGCCCACTCCACCGCGCTGGTGACATCCGAACGTTCCCCCGGCCCACCGTAATCCGGGCATCCCGACGACCCGCCGAACCCGCGCAGATCGACGATCACATAGGTGTAACCGGCCCGCAGGAACATGTCGACAGGGAGGAAGTCGATCGAAGGACCGTCCGCCAGGTGCGGGATGCTCAGATAGGCCAGGTGCGAACGATACGGGCTCACGGTGAGCACCACCGGAGTACGCGTGTCCTCCGAGATCCCGCGCGGGCGCATGATGTCCGCGTGCAACCGGGTGCCGTCCGGCGCGGTGATATAGCTCTGCGACCACGTGAACGGCAACCCGGCCGGATCGGCGGCGGACACCGGCGCCACCACCCCGAGTAGCAGCAGCACCCCGACCAACACCCGCGACAACGCGGCACCCACATTCACCTGAGCACTATCGACCGCTCCCGGGCGGCTGTCCAGCCCCCGGAAGCGGGGTGTCGGTCACCCGGTCACGGCTGCAGCAGGCCGAGGACATTGCCGTCGGCATCGGTGACCGTGGCGATCAGCTTCCCGCCCCCTACGTCCGTGGGCTTCTGCCCTGCCTCGGCGCCCGCCTCGACCAGGGCCGCGAGGTGCTTGTGGATGTCCTCGACGTGCCAGTAGCCGATCGGTCCCGTCATGCCCTTCTGCGCGCCGTTCGGGTCGAGGCCGATGTCCTGGCCTGCCACGCGGTAGCCGACGTAGTACGCAGTGTCGGCGATCGGCTCCGCGCCGAACAGCGCATTGAACAAGCTCTTCGCCTTGACGAGGTCGGTGACGGGGTACACGATGGTCTGCAGTCCTGCGGTCATGATCGACTCCTTGTGTTCGCTTGCCAGCGGATTTCCCCGGTGTTCGCTCCGGTTCGTCTACTTGACCGACCGAATCGGGAGAATGTGACATGGACGAGGATTTTCTTGCCGAGCGCTTCGAAGAGCATCGGACGCACCTGCTCGCGGTGGCGTACCGGATGCTCGGCACCGGAAGCGAAGCCGACGACGCGCTCCAGGAAGCGTGGCTACGGCTGAGTCGTTCGGACACCGACGAGATCGACAATCTGGGTGGCTGGCTGACCACCGTGGTGGCGCGGGTCTGCCTGAACATGCTCCAGTCCCGCAAGACGCGGCGCGAGGAACCACTCGACGAGCTCGAGCCGCTGCCGTCCGCCGACGGTCCGGAACAGCAAGCGGTGCTCGGTGATTCGATCGGACTGGCGTTGCTGGTGGTGCTCGACACGCTGGCACCCCCGGAGCGGTTGTCCTTTGTCCTGCACGACATGTTCGCAGTGCCGTTCGATGAGATCGCCCCGATCGTCGGCAAGAGTCCGGCGGCGGCACGACAACTGGCGAGCCGGGCGCGGCGGCGGGTCCAGGGTGCGCGTGCGACTGTCGACCGCGATCGGCAGCGTGAGGTTGTCGACGCGTTTCTGGCGGCGTCGCGCAGCGGCGAGTTCGAGCGGTTGCTGACACTGCTCGACCCGGATGTGGTGCTGCGCGTGGATGCCGCCGCCATGGCCACGGGTGCGGTGGGCGCGCTCGGTGCGGGCGCGGTGGCCGAAACCTTCTCCGGCCGGGCCAAGGCGGCGCGACTGGCGCTCATCGACGGCCGAGCGGGCGCGGTGTGGACCGTGGGCGGGACACCGCGGGTGGTCTTCGACTTCACCGTGTCCGACGGCCGGATCGTCGCTATCGACCTGCTGGCCGACGCGGAGACGCTCGGACTGATGGAGCTCGAAGTCCAGTAGGGCTGGACTTGGCTGCGCCCTGCGCTGTCACATCTGGGCTGTGCGAACGGTCAGGGGTGTGACGGCGCAGCACCCACTCGCGCCGGAGGAGCGAGGCTAGGAGAGCCGCCATGAGCAATGCACGATCGATCGGATACTGGACCACGACCGCGGTGACAGTGTTCATTCTGGCGTCGGGTGGTGTCGCCGACCTGGTGCACCGTGCCGACACCGCGAGCGGCATGACCGAACTGGGGTACCCGACCTACGTCATGACCATTCTGGGTGTGTGGAAAGTGCTCGGTGCCTTGACAATTGCCGCGCCGCGATTCCCGCTGGTGAAGGAATGGGCGTACGCGGGCACATTCTTCGATCTGACCGGAGCGTTCGCCTCGCACATTGCGCACGGCTCCGGCGCGAACCACCTGTACTACACCGGCTTCTTCGCGTTGTGCGCAGTGGCGTCGTGGGGGCTGCGGCCCGCGAGTCGCAAGCTCGCGGTGCCGGTCTTCCGTGGATTCGGGCGGGTTGCCGAGCCGCAGGCAAAGGACGCGCGGGCAGTGGCGACCGGACGGATGCCCGCGGTCGCTTAGCGAAGAGCTCGTCCGTGCGCCGAAAATGGCCCGCCGTTCGGTAGGACGGCGGGCCATTTTCTTTTGCTACAACATATAGCCGGAATTCGCTCGGGCCCATCCGCCGAAACGGATGGACCCGAACGAATTTCATGAATATCAGCCGACGAGGTTCTGATCGACCTGCTCGCCGACGCGGAGACGATCGAGATGATGGAGCTCGAGCTCAGGGCCGGCTGACTGGGCGTCTGCGATCGGGTGCGGAATTGCGTGGCCGAGACGGCGAGACGGCGAGACGGCCGGTCAATACTGTTTGGGGAGGTCGGAGCGTCCGGCCGACCATGGTGACCCCCAGTACGATTCGAACGTCGGCAGCTGACGACCCGTACGGTCGAACAATGCCTCCGAACCCAGCCAAGACCATCCGACGTCTTCGTCCCACGGGAGGGTGAGGAGGGACTTGGCGGTGTGGATGTCTCGGTCCATCTCGGCTTCGTTGATCAGATACTCGGCCGATAATTGTGCTGTCGCGCTTCCCGTCTGGGCCGGGCTGCACGATACGAGCACGACCGGGCTTTCGGGATTGTCTTCGACCGCTTCCAAGGTGTGCTCATTACCGGCGACGGCGGGCCCGTAGCTGTTTCCGTCGACGAACACCCGACGACGTTCGCCATTGATATCGACCTGGACAACGTGGGACTCCGGGTAGGCGTGGGAGAGGATGTACAACGGAGGGCGGCCGGTCCGTTGTACCTCCCTTTGCCACGGTGCGTCTCGGCGCTCGCTGTACTGCCAGAGTGGAGGCGAATGCTGCGTTGCGGGCCTTATCTGGTAGGTGTCGCGGTAGTAGAGGTCGCTGTCGCGGTTGCGCGCGCTCGCCCAGCTAGGAATATTCGCGATGTCGCGGTCGGTCTCGGGGAACAGTACGCCGAGCGGGCGTCCATCGGCATCGTGCAGCCCGACACTGTAGATATCCTCCGGTCGAAACGACAGAGACGTGCCGGTCTGCGTATCGATGCCGAAGATGGGTCCGCCCGCGGAACTATGCGGCGAATTGTCTGGTAGACCAAGCGAATTCGGACTCATCAGCCAGTCCCCGCCCAGTGTCAAGTTTCGGTCGCCCTGGACGATCGTGTTCGTGCCCGGGCCGCTGACGTCGGCGAACCGGGTAATCCGCTCGCTCACCACCCGTGCGAGATCCGTGGTGTCGGTCGCGAGTCGTCCTGTCAGACCCTCCAGCACATAGGTGGCGCTGCGCATATCTGGATGTCCCTTGTCCGTGAAACTTCTGCGAAGCAGTATAGGGCCACTGCCGCACGACACGCCTGTGATGCTTGCCTGTTCGCTGCGGCGCGGACCTTCGGACGCGGTCGTTCGGGTCCAGCGTCGAAAATACCTGGACCCGAACGAATTCCGAGTGTTCAGCCGACGAGGTTCTTACGCAGTTGCAGGATGGTGGTGGCGTCGAGG includes these proteins:
- a CDS encoding M20/M25/M40 family metallo-hydrolase, with product MTEDAASINPTAVDALVAERLAQALRCVTVSAEEPAADAPEFTRLGEHLERSFPLVHDELELERFGHSRLYRWAGTAPDTVAAILLAHQDVVPVDDPARWTHPPFAGVVDDEFIWGRGAIDDKSRLMAILEAVEAALAAGIRPEHTVYLAFGHDEEVFGDQGAVRMAQRLRDAGVRADLLLDEGGVITDGVADGVDRPVASIMLGEKGYATIRLSVSEVGGHSSMPGRQTAVGRIARAVSRVQDHPMPLRLIPLVSDMLARLRHVMPDSRRRLLGLAGLATPLITRVMAATPQTEALVRTTTAPTVISGGVKANVLPQQAEALVNFRILPGDSVASVLEHCRKVVRDAGVRIDLVGMTSEPTRPARPGAGFELIARLAEDVVPGIAVTTGIVPGATDARHYNDLATARCNFAPIVLTKADLATIHGTDERISLVNYARLIEFNRRLIDHFAHVSTTAPPQTSGADV
- a CDS encoding CocE/NonD family hydrolase yields the protein MNVGAALSRVLVGVLLLLGVVAPVSAADPAGLPFTWSQSYITAPDGTRLHADIMRPRGISEDTRTPVVLTVSPYRSHLAYLSIPHLADGPSIDFLPVDMFLRAGYTYVIVDLRGFGGSSGCPDYGGPGERSDVTSAVEWAASQPWSTGKVGMVGVSYEGWTAMMGLAGKPKGLAAVGSFASAVDPYTYLYMQGVSWKFSGKPVIDRGIRPADQVGLEHLLIASTPGRWDDSPEYRANAVQMSPQCYAPYAANTADHNVNSEFWRDRNLVDKLRGNTIPLFLAQGFLDYNTRAYRVFDVWDALGPGEHRAWFGQWSHSDCHEKCGTPNFDAELLAFFDRHVAGRDVEVPGPRVRVGQYDGGWRSESAWPPKDMRRISVDLRPGVYTDRGIVPGPDREIWSVSEPLAQDQHLAGAPTASLRLVGPPTATVTVELYDIAPDGRATIITRGIAPVSETAEVRMLAQDWPLSAGHRIGAMITDVIDDVWSHTPANTAVTVTAARLDLPLLGAPRQPDLTGGVSEALVKWRAEKTITLGPVLLNNATVPMNLPPYETGDR
- a CDS encoding VOC family protein, producing MTAGLQTIVYPVTDLVKAKSLFNALFGAEPIADTAYYVGYRVAGQDIGLDPNGAQKGMTGPIGYWHVEDIHKHLAALVEAGAEAGQKPTDVGGGKLIATVTDADGNVLGLLQP
- a CDS encoding sigma-70 family RNA polymerase sigma factor; this encodes MDEDFLAERFEEHRTHLLAVAYRMLGTGSEADDALQEAWLRLSRSDTDEIDNLGGWLTTVVARVCLNMLQSRKTRREEPLDELEPLPSADGPEQQAVLGDSIGLALLVVLDTLAPPERLSFVLHDMFAVPFDEIAPIVGKSPAAARQLASRARRRVQGARATVDRDRQREVVDAFLAASRSGEFERLLTLLDPDVVLRVDAAAMATGAVGALGAGAVAETFSGRAKAARLALIDGRAGAVWTVGGTPRVVFDFTVSDGRIVAIDLLADAETLGLMELEVQ
- a CDS encoding DoxX family protein; protein product: MSNARSIGYWTTTAVTVFILASGGVADLVHRADTASGMTELGYPTYVMTILGVWKVLGALTIAAPRFPLVKEWAYAGTFFDLTGAFASHIAHGSGANHLYYTGFFALCAVASWGLRPASRKLAVPVFRGFGRVAEPQAKDARAVATGRMPAVA